A single genomic interval of Methylocystis sp. IM3 harbors:
- a CDS encoding DUF1499 domain-containing protein — MRRTLPPEPWSRAALWSRSVAVFAGTVAILSVLLVRLNMIAPVSALASLGAAVALALIGLLLVGAAWVSIWNTGRRGAGAAFAGALIALLTLAYPSYLAFEAVRLPVLSDISTDIANPPFFSLSGAAYAARGGFQPKGVTQKAREAQRPAYPDVEPIVVDLDADEAFALVLKTAKAIGWKVVDQRPPGGRTGEGHADFLDKTLIMGLDEDVTVRLKPLPGQTRIDLRAASRYGRHDFGANAKRIMAFAEELQTQLDAK, encoded by the coding sequence ATGCGTCGCACACTTCCGCCGGAGCCATGGTCGCGGGCCGCGTTGTGGAGCCGCAGCGTCGCCGTTTTTGCGGGAACGGTCGCCATCCTCTCGGTCCTGCTGGTGCGGCTGAACATGATCGCGCCCGTTTCCGCGCTGGCGTCGCTCGGAGCCGCCGTGGCGTTGGCGCTCATCGGGCTTTTGCTCGTGGGCGCCGCTTGGGTCAGCATCTGGAACACCGGCCGGCGCGGCGCGGGGGCTGCGTTCGCCGGCGCGCTGATCGCGCTGCTGACTCTCGCCTATCCGTCCTATCTCGCCTTCGAGGCGGTGCGTTTGCCGGTGCTGTCGGACATTTCCACCGACATCGCCAACCCGCCGTTTTTCTCGTTGTCCGGGGCGGCCTATGCGGCGCGGGGAGGCTTTCAGCCAAAGGGCGTGACGCAGAAGGCGCGCGAGGCCCAACGCCCCGCCTATCCGGACGTCGAGCCCATCGTCGTCGATCTCGACGCCGACGAAGCTTTCGCGCTCGTTCTCAAAACGGCGAAGGCGATCGGCTGGAAGGTCGTCGATCAGCGCCCGCCCGGCGGCCGCACCGGAGAAGGGCACGCCGACTTTCTCGACAAGACGCTGATCATGGGGCTCGACGAGGACGTGACAGTCCGACTCAAGCCGCTGCCGGGTCAGACCCGCATCGATCTGCGCGCCGCCTCCCGCTACGGACGCCACGACTTCGGCGCCAACGCCAAGCGGATCATGGCCTTCGCCGAAGAGCTGCAGACGCAGCTCGACGCGAAATAA
- a CDS encoding metallophosphoesterase encodes MIDRRAFLRLPAAIALAGAAYSVAIEPNFRLEVTRYRVTPKDWPPALSLRIAVITDLHACEPWMPSARIRRIAALANSLAPDLIVLLGDFAAGTHLVTGPVQPEQWAEALSNLEAPLGVHAVLGNHDWWHGALPGDPSDGAEAARAALKQMGARLYENDAMRLEKNGEPFWLLGLADQLAEWVQIGKRGRWRGRDDLDATLARVIDDSPAILLAHEPFVFDRVPGRVALTLSGHTHGGQVNLPVLGPIAAELRYGGGSRVYGHYVQDGRHLVISGGLGESILPMRFMRPPEIVEVTVAPPAAA; translated from the coding sequence ATGATCGACCGCCGCGCCTTTCTGCGCCTGCCCGCCGCCATCGCGCTCGCAGGCGCGGCCTATTCCGTCGCCATCGAGCCGAACTTCCGGCTCGAGGTTACGCGTTACCGCGTGACGCCGAAAGACTGGCCTCCCGCCCTCTCTCTGCGCATCGCCGTCATTACCGACCTGCACGCCTGCGAGCCCTGGATGCCGTCGGCGCGCATCCGCCGCATCGCCGCACTCGCCAATTCCCTCGCGCCCGATCTCATCGTGCTGCTGGGCGATTTCGCGGCGGGCACGCATCTCGTCACGGGCCCTGTGCAGCCCGAGCAATGGGCCGAGGCGCTCTCGAACCTCGAGGCGCCGCTCGGGGTTCATGCGGTGCTCGGCAATCACGACTGGTGGCACGGCGCCCTTCCCGGCGATCCGTCTGACGGCGCCGAGGCCGCGCGCGCCGCGTTGAAGCAGATGGGCGCGCGGCTCTATGAGAACGACGCCATGCGTCTGGAAAAGAACGGCGAGCCCTTCTGGCTTCTCGGCCTCGCCGACCAGTTGGCCGAATGGGTCCAGATCGGAAAGCGCGGGCGATGGCGGGGGCGAGACGATCTCGATGCGACGCTCGCTCGCGTGATCGACGATTCGCCGGCCATTCTTCTGGCCCATGAGCCCTTCGTCTTCGACCGCGTGCCGGGCCGTGTCGCGCTGACGCTCTCCGGCCATACGCATGGCGGGCAGGTCAATCTGCCCGTTCTTGGCCCCATCGCCGCGGAACTGCGCTATGGCGGCGGCAGCAGAGTTTACGGGCATTACGTGCAGGACGGGCGCCACCTCGTCATTTCCGGCGGCCTCGGCGAGTCGATCCTGCCCATGCGTTTCATGCGGCCGCCGGAGATCGTCGAAGTGACAGTGGCGCCGCCGGCCGCCGCGTGA